One region of Streptomyces davaonensis JCM 4913 genomic DNA includes:
- a CDS encoding SigE family RNA polymerase sigma factor has translation MTTPVCTSASKAAAPRAHAPHASRAQTLPYPSFSSYVRARQPVLLRTARSLTSNPCDAEDLLQTALTKTYVAWERIEDHRALDGYVRRALVNTRTSQWRKRKVDEFATDELPEPEPCPSGSDPAEQQALRDAMWRAIMKLPARQRAMVVLRYYEDLSEAQTAEVLGVSIGTVKSAVSRALGKLREDPELAPAR, from the coding sequence ATGACCACACCCGTCTGCACCAGCGCTTCGAAGGCCGCGGCACCCAGGGCGCACGCACCGCACGCATCCAGGGCGCAGACCCTTCCGTACCCGTCGTTCTCGTCGTACGTGAGGGCCCGCCAGCCGGTGCTGCTGCGTACCGCCAGGTCGCTGACCTCGAACCCGTGCGACGCGGAGGATCTGCTCCAGACCGCGCTCACCAAGACCTATGTGGCCTGGGAGCGCATCGAGGACCATCGCGCGCTCGACGGGTATGTGCGCCGGGCGCTGGTGAACACCCGCACCTCGCAGTGGCGCAAACGCAAGGTCGACGAGTTCGCGACCGACGAACTGCCCGAGCCCGAGCCCTGCCCGAGCGGATCCGACCCGGCCGAGCAGCAGGCGCTGCGCGACGCGATGTGGCGGGCGATCATGAAACTGCCGGCCCGCCAGCGGGCGATGGTCGTCCTCAGGTACTACGAGGACCTCAGCGAGGCGCAGACGGCCGAGGTGCTCGGCGTCTCCATCGGCACCGTGAAGTCGGCGGTGTCCCGGGCGCTCGGCAAGCTGCGCGAGGACCCGGAGCTGGCTCCGGCCCGGTAG
- a CDS encoding bifunctional MaoC family dehydratase N-terminal/OB-fold nucleic acid binding domain-containing protein yields the protein MHRDEDLTEQLKAFEGRAAATEGTAKDPVNLPMIRHWCEALGDTNPAYTGPDAIAPPTMLQAWTMGGLSGHTGRSAAYDELLGLLDAAGCASVVATDCEQEYLRPLRPGDEITFDTVIESVSDRKTTKLGTGHFVTTRTDLRVGPDLVGTHRFRILKYAPTPKPDRPRRPRPVVNRDNAGFWEGVGRHELLIQRCSDCAALRHPWLPGCGACGSLDWDTVTASGEGTVYSYVVMHHPPFPAFDPPYAVALIELAEGVRMLGNIVGVDCDKVRIGLPVRVEFHAYDDELTLPVWRAEA from the coding sequence GTGCACCGCGACGAAGACCTGACCGAGCAGCTCAAGGCCTTCGAAGGCCGCGCCGCCGCCACCGAGGGCACCGCCAAGGACCCCGTCAACCTGCCCATGATCCGGCACTGGTGCGAGGCCCTCGGCGACACCAACCCCGCCTACACCGGCCCCGACGCCATCGCCCCGCCCACCATGCTCCAGGCGTGGACGATGGGCGGCCTCTCCGGCCACACCGGACGCTCCGCGGCGTACGACGAACTGCTCGGCCTCCTCGACGCGGCGGGCTGTGCCTCCGTCGTCGCCACCGACTGCGAGCAGGAGTACCTCCGCCCCCTGCGCCCCGGCGACGAGATCACCTTCGACACCGTCATCGAGTCCGTCTCCGACCGGAAGACCACCAAGCTCGGCACCGGCCACTTCGTCACCACCCGCACCGACCTCCGCGTCGGCCCCGACCTCGTCGGCACCCACCGCTTCCGCATCCTCAAGTACGCCCCCACCCCGAAGCCCGACAGACCCCGACGCCCCCGCCCCGTCGTCAACCGCGACAACGCGGGCTTCTGGGAGGGCGTCGGCCGCCATGAACTCCTCATCCAGCGCTGTAGCGACTGCGCCGCCCTCCGGCACCCCTGGCTGCCCGGGTGCGGCGCCTGCGGCTCCCTGGACTGGGACACCGTGACCGCGAGCGGCGAGGGGACGGTGTACTCGTACGTCGTCATGCACCACCCGCCCTTCCCGGCCTTCGATCCCCCCTACGCCGTAGCCCTGATCGAGCTGGCCGAGGGCGTGCGGATGCTCGGGAACATCGTCGGGGTCGACTGCGACAAGGTGCGGATCGGGCTGCCCGTGCGGGTCGAATTCCACGCGTACGACGATGAGTTGACCCTTCCCGTGTGGAGGGCGGAGGCATGA
- a CDS encoding DUF6461 domain-containing protein, with protein MTPDVPRGQKCGDAVSWEDLVARYARADADELDAYTFSVIAGKTENEVIRAFGGDPEASRLMTFAEASDEQAAHIYKDYELLRVLTVDRRVITMECGYHGSIPEIARRTSADGGEFFSVYRSVNARYQVMHAVDGHVDGMFDPFELEDAAWMEPEPEVPSWAEGVAFHMETLCAESFALMERTMGVTIDPGWMDTALRTVLLASPSELFGQSEAAWLP; from the coding sequence ATGACTCCTGACGTGCCTCGGGGCCAGAAGTGCGGCGACGCGGTGAGCTGGGAAGACCTCGTCGCCCGATATGCGCGGGCCGATGCCGACGAGCTCGATGCATACACCTTCTCCGTGATCGCAGGAAAGACGGAGAACGAGGTGATCCGAGCTTTCGGTGGCGATCCGGAAGCGTCGCGCCTGATGACGTTTGCCGAGGCCTCCGACGAGCAAGCAGCCCACATCTACAAGGACTACGAACTGCTTCGTGTCCTCACCGTCGACCGACGTGTCATCACCATGGAGTGCGGCTACCACGGCAGCATCCCGGAGATCGCCAGACGAACGTCCGCTGACGGAGGCGAGTTCTTCAGCGTCTATCGGAGCGTTAACGCCAGGTACCAGGTCATGCACGCCGTCGATGGCCACGTGGACGGCATGTTCGACCCCTTCGAACTCGAGGACGCCGCCTGGATGGAGCCAGAACCGGAGGTCCCCAGCTGGGCAGAGGGAGTCGCCTTCCACATGGAGACCCTGTGCGCCGAATCCTTCGCGCTCATGGAACGCACCATGGGCGTAACCATCGATCCCGGATGGATGGACACAGCACTTCGCACCGTACTGCTCGCCTCACCCTCCGAGCTCTTCGGCCAGTCGGAGGCGGCATGGCTCCCATAG
- a CDS encoding glycerophosphodiester phosphodiesterase, with amino-acid sequence MTHARQHSPQVVAHRGASEDAPEHTLAAYRKAIEDGADALECDVRLTADGHLVCVHDRRVNRTSNGRGAVSALELAELAALDFGSWKNRDEEPDWEHRPEDREATSVLTLERLLELIADAGRRVELAVETKHPTRWAGQVEERLLHLLKRFGLDSPATAQESPVRVMSFSARSLHRMRAASPTLPTVYLMQFVSPRLRDGRLPAGVRIAGPSIRIVRNHPAYVERLKRAGHQVHVWTVNEPEDVDLCVELGIDAIITNRPRAVLHQLGR; translated from the coding sequence GTGACCCACGCACGGCAGCACTCGCCCCAAGTCGTCGCCCACCGCGGAGCCTCCGAGGACGCCCCCGAGCACACCCTGGCCGCCTACCGGAAGGCGATCGAGGACGGCGCGGACGCCCTGGAATGCGATGTCCGCCTCACCGCGGACGGCCATCTCGTCTGTGTCCACGACCGCCGCGTCAACCGCACCTCCAACGGCCGCGGCGCGGTCTCCGCCCTGGAGCTGGCCGAACTCGCCGCCCTCGACTTCGGCTCCTGGAAGAACCGGGACGAGGAGCCCGACTGGGAGCACCGCCCCGAGGACCGCGAGGCCACCTCCGTCCTCACCCTGGAACGCCTGCTGGAGCTGATCGCCGACGCCGGGCGCCGGGTCGAGCTGGCCGTCGAGACCAAGCACCCCACCCGCTGGGCGGGCCAGGTCGAGGAGCGGCTGCTGCATCTGCTGAAGCGGTTCGGCCTGGACTCCCCGGCCACCGCGCAGGAGTCGCCGGTCCGCGTGATGAGCTTCTCGGCGCGTTCGCTGCACCGCATGCGTGCCGCCTCGCCGACGCTGCCGACGGTCTATCTGATGCAGTTCGTCTCGCCCCGGCTGCGCGACGGACGGCTGCCCGCGGGCGTACGGATCGCAGGACCCTCGATCCGGATCGTGCGCAATCACCCCGCGTATGTCGAGCGGCTGAAGCGGGCCGGTCACCAGGTGCACGTCTGGACCGTGAACGAGCCAGAAGACGTCGACCTCTGCGTGGAACTGGGCATCGACGCCATCATCACCAACCGCCCCCGCGCGGTGCTGCACCAGCTCGGCCGCTGA
- a CDS encoding lipid-transfer protein, translating into MNRRTAIAGIGATEFSKDSGRSELRLAVEAVRAALDDAGLTPADVDGMVTFTMDTSPEITVAQAAGIGELSFFSRVHYGGGAACATVQQAALAVAAGTAEVVVCYRAFNERSGRRFGSGVQQREPSAEGAALGWVLPFGLLTPASWVAMAAQRYLHTYGLTPEAAFGPVAVTARRHAATNPAAWFHGRPITLADHAASRWIAEPLRLLDCCQETDGGQAIVVTSLNRARDLPGPPAVIAAAAQGAGRGQEQMTGFHTGDLTGLPESAVVARQLWRTSGLGPADIDVGILYDHFTPFVLMQLEEYGFCGRGEAAEFVAADRLPLNTHGGQLGEAYLHGMNGIAEGVRQIRGTAVNQVSGAASALVTAGTGVPTSGLVLTADG; encoded by the coding sequence ATGAACCGCCGTACGGCGATCGCCGGCATCGGGGCCACCGAGTTCTCCAAGGACTCCGGGCGCAGCGAACTGCGGCTGGCCGTGGAGGCGGTGCGGGCGGCGCTGGACGACGCGGGGCTGACGCCCGCCGACGTGGACGGCATGGTCACCTTCACCATGGACACCAGCCCGGAGATCACCGTCGCCCAGGCGGCCGGGATCGGCGAGCTGAGCTTCTTCTCCCGCGTCCACTACGGCGGCGGCGCCGCCTGTGCGACCGTCCAGCAGGCCGCGCTGGCTGTCGCGGCCGGGACGGCCGAGGTCGTGGTCTGCTACCGCGCCTTCAACGAGCGTTCGGGCCGCCGCTTCGGCTCGGGGGTGCAGCAGCGGGAGCCGTCCGCGGAGGGCGCCGCGCTCGGCTGGGTGCTGCCGTTCGGCCTGCTCACCCCGGCGTCCTGGGTGGCGATGGCGGCCCAGCGCTACCTCCACACCTACGGGCTGACCCCGGAGGCGGCCTTCGGACCCGTCGCCGTCACGGCCCGCCGGCACGCGGCGACCAACCCGGCCGCCTGGTTCCACGGCCGTCCCATCACCCTCGCCGATCACGCCGCCTCCCGCTGGATCGCCGAACCGCTGCGGCTGCTGGACTGCTGCCAGGAGACGGACGGCGGCCAGGCGATCGTCGTCACGTCCCTGAACCGGGCCCGCGATCTGCCCGGCCCGCCCGCGGTGATCGCGGCGGCCGCCCAGGGCGCCGGACGCGGCCAGGAGCAGATGACCGGCTTCCACACCGGCGACCTCACCGGCCTGCCCGAGTCGGCGGTCGTGGCCCGGCAACTGTGGCGGACGAGCGGACTCGGGCCCGCCGACATCGACGTGGGCATCCTCTACGACCACTTCACCCCGTTCGTGCTCATGCAACTGGAGGAGTACGGCTTCTGCGGGCGGGGCGAGGCGGCGGAGTTCGTGGCGGCGGACCGGCTGCCCCTGAACACCCACGGCGGGCAGCTCGGCGAGGCGTACCTCCATGGGATGAACGGCATCGCCGAGGGCGTACGCCAGATCCGTGGAACCGCCGTCAACCAGGTGTCCGGCGCGGCGAGCGCGCTGGTCACGGCGGGGACGGGGGTGCCGACATCAGGACTGGTCCTGACTGCCGACGGATGA
- a CDS encoding S1C family serine protease, with protein sequence MSTENEGAAVPPAPSAPPVPVDAPAAPEPTPDGAPTAQLPPVPPTSPAEQQPTEAGQPYAAPQPPSAPDASWPPPAPANRAYAATPVYAATGGDANGGAGSGTVWGAAYQQPTPAPAPSSTGRKRGGLLAAVLIAALVAGGIGGGIGYTLAKDDESSSTTVSASDTGGDIKRDAGTIAGVAQQALPSTVTIEAESSSGEGGTGTGFVFDTEGHIVTNNHVVAEAVEGGKVSATFPNGKKYDAEVVGHAQGYDVAVIKLKNAPSGLKPLTLGNSDKVAVGDSTIAIGAPFGLSNTVTTGIISAKNRPVASSDGTGSNASYMSALQTDASINPGNSGGPLLDAQGNVIGINSAIQSAGNGLGGTSQSGSIGLGFAIPINQAKYVAQQLIKTGKPVYAKIGASVSLEEGTGGAKITEQGASGSDPVESGGPAAKAGLKPGDVITKLDDRVIDSGPTLIGEIWTHQPGDKVEITYERDGQTHTVQLTLGSRVGDS encoded by the coding sequence GTGAGCACCGAGAACGAGGGCGCCGCGGTACCCCCGGCCCCGTCCGCACCCCCCGTGCCGGTGGACGCTCCCGCTGCTCCGGAGCCGACCCCCGACGGCGCCCCGACGGCCCAGCTGCCGCCGGTACCTCCGACGTCACCGGCGGAGCAGCAACCGACCGAGGCGGGGCAGCCGTACGCCGCCCCCCAGCCCCCGTCGGCCCCGGACGCCTCCTGGCCGCCCCCCGCGCCGGCCAACCGCGCGTACGCCGCCACCCCCGTCTACGCCGCGACGGGCGGGGACGCGAACGGCGGCGCCGGTTCGGGCACGGTCTGGGGCGCGGCGTACCAACAGCCGACGCCCGCCCCCGCCCCCTCGTCGACCGGCCGCAAGCGCGGCGGCCTGCTCGCAGCGGTCCTGATCGCCGCGCTGGTCGCGGGCGGCATCGGCGGCGGAATCGGCTACACCCTGGCCAAGGACGACGAGAGCTCCTCCACCACCGTCTCCGCCTCCGACACCGGCGGCGACATCAAGCGCGACGCGGGCACCATCGCGGGCGTGGCCCAGCAGGCGCTGCCGAGCACGGTCACGATCGAGGCGGAGAGCAGCAGCGGCGAGGGCGGCACCGGCACCGGGTTCGTCTTCGACACCGAGGGCCACATCGTCACCAACAACCACGTGGTCGCCGAGGCGGTCGAGGGCGGCAAGGTGAGCGCGACCTTCCCGAACGGCAAGAAGTACGACGCCGAGGTGGTCGGCCATGCCCAGGGCTACGACGTGGCGGTCATCAAGCTCAAGAACGCCCCGTCGGGCCTGAAGCCGCTGACCCTCGGCAACTCCGACAAGGTGGCGGTGGGCGACTCGACGATCGCGATCGGCGCGCCCTTCGGTCTGTCGAACACCGTGACGACGGGCATCATCAGCGCGAAGAACCGCCCGGTGGCGTCGAGCGACGGCACGGGTTCGAACGCCTCGTACATGAGCGCGCTACAGACCGACGCCTCGATCAACCCGGGCAACTCGGGAGGCCCCCTCCTGGACGCGCAGGGCAACGTGATCGGCATCAACTCCGCGATCCAGTCCGCCGGGAACGGCCTGGGCGGCACCAGCCAGTCCGGCTCCATCGGCCTGGGCTTCGCCATCCCGATCAACCAGGCCAAGTACGTCGCCCAGCAGCTGATCAAGACCGGCAAGCCGGTGTACGCCAAGATCGGCGCCTCGGTCTCCCTGGAGGAGGGCACGGGCGGCGCGAAGATCACCGAGCAGGGCGCGAGCGGCTCGGACCCGGTGGAATCGGGCGGCCCGGCGGCGAAGGCAGGCCTGAAGCCGGGAGACGTCATCACGAAACTCGACGACCGAGTGATCGACTCGGGCCCCACCCTGATCGGCGAAATCTGGACCCACCAGCCCGGCGACAAGGTGGAGATCACCTACGAACGAGACGGCCAGACCCACACCGTCCAACTGACCCTCGGCTCCCGAGTGGGCGACAGCTGA
- a CDS encoding MaoC family dehydratase, with translation MRTGDELAPLTVPITRTLIVAGAVASRDYQDVHHDPELAREKGSPDIFMNILTTNGLVGRYLTDRLGPTAVLRKLSIRLGAPNYPGDTMVLTGRIEALDGDTATVRVVGTNAIGAHVTGTATLTLGGER, from the coding sequence ATGAGGACCGGAGACGAGCTCGCCCCGCTCACCGTCCCGATCACCCGCACCCTGATCGTCGCCGGGGCCGTCGCCTCGCGCGACTACCAGGACGTCCACCACGACCCGGAACTCGCCCGCGAGAAGGGCTCCCCGGACATCTTCATGAACATCCTCACCACCAACGGCCTCGTCGGCCGCTACCTCACCGACCGTCTCGGGCCCACGGCCGTGCTCCGCAAGCTGTCCATCCGCCTCGGCGCCCCCAATTACCCCGGCGACACCATGGTGCTGACCGGCCGGATCGAAGCGCTCGACGGCGATACGGCGACCGTGCGCGTCGTCGGCACCAACGCCATCGGCGCGCACGTCACCGGCACCGCCACCCTCACCCTGGGAGGAGAGCGATGA
- a CDS encoding long-chain fatty acid--CoA ligase: protein MLSTMQDVPLLISRILTHGSTIHGTSQVTTWTGEAEPDRRSFAEIGARAAQLAHALRDDLGVAADERVATLMWNNAEHVEAYFAIPSMGAVLHTLNLRLPPEQLAWIVNHAADRVVIANGSLLPLLAPLLPHLKTVEHVVVSGPGDRGLLAAADVRVHEYEDLIEGKPIAYDWPELDERSAAAMCYTSGTTGDPKGVVYSHRSIYLHSMQVNMTQSMGLTDQDTSLVVVPQFHVNAWGLPHATFMTGVNMLMPDRFLQPAPLAEMIEREKPTHAAAVPTIWQGLLGELTANPREVSSLGQVTIGGSACPPSLMQAFDRLGMRVCHAWGMTETSPLGTIARPPAHAVGTDAEFGYRLTQGRFPASVEARLSGPGGERLPWDGESAGELEVRGPWIAGAYYNGPDGEPLRPDDKFSEDGWLKTGDVGTISPDGFLTLTDRAKDVIKSGGEWISSVELENALMSHPEVAEAAVVAVPDDKWGERPLATVVLKEGATADFAALRTFLADQAGIAKWQLPERWTVIEAVPKTSVGKFDKKVLRRQYAEGGLDVTRI, encoded by the coding sequence GTGCTGAGCACCATGCAGGACGTACCGCTGTTGATCTCCAGGATCCTGACCCACGGGTCCACCATCCACGGCACCTCACAGGTGACCACCTGGACCGGCGAGGCGGAACCGGACCGCCGCTCCTTCGCCGAGATCGGCGCCCGCGCGGCCCAGCTGGCGCACGCGCTGCGGGACGACCTGGGCGTGGCGGCCGACGAGCGCGTCGCGACCCTGATGTGGAACAACGCCGAGCACGTCGAGGCCTACTTCGCGATCCCCTCCATGGGCGCGGTCCTGCACACCCTCAACCTCCGGCTGCCCCCCGAGCAGCTCGCCTGGATCGTCAACCACGCCGCCGACCGCGTCGTCATCGCCAACGGCTCCCTGCTGCCGCTGCTGGCCCCGCTGCTCCCGCACCTCAAGACGGTCGAGCACGTGGTCGTCTCCGGCCCCGGCGACCGCGGCCTGCTGGCCGCCGCGGACGTGCGTGTGCACGAGTACGAGGACCTGATCGAGGGCAAGCCGATCGCGTACGACTGGCCCGAGCTGGACGAGCGCTCCGCCGCCGCCATGTGCTACACCTCCGGCACCACCGGCGACCCCAAGGGCGTCGTCTACAGCCACCGCTCCATCTACCTGCACTCCATGCAGGTCAACATGACCCAGTCGATGGGCCTGACCGACCAGGACACCTCCCTGGTCGTGGTCCCGCAGTTCCACGTCAACGCCTGGGGCCTGCCGCACGCCACCTTCATGACCGGCGTCAACATGCTGATGCCGGACCGCTTCCTCCAGCCCGCGCCGCTGGCCGAGATGATCGAGCGCGAGAAGCCGACCCACGCCGCCGCGGTCCCGACCATCTGGCAGGGCCTGCTCGGCGAGCTGACCGCCAACCCCCGCGAGGTCTCCTCGCTCGGCCAGGTCACCATCGGCGGCTCGGCCTGTCCGCCCTCCCTGATGCAGGCCTTCGACCGGCTCGGCATGCGGGTCTGCCACGCCTGGGGCATGACGGAGACCTCCCCGCTCGGCACGATCGCCCGTCCCCCGGCCCACGCGGTCGGCACCGACGCGGAGTTCGGCTACCGCCTGACCCAGGGCCGCTTCCCCGCCTCGGTGGAGGCCCGCCTCTCCGGCCCCGGCGGCGAGCGCCTGCCCTGGGACGGCGAGTCGGCGGGCGAGCTGGAGGTCCGCGGCCCGTGGATCGCCGGCGCCTACTACAACGGCCCCGACGGCGAACCCCTGCGCCCCGACGACAAGTTCAGCGAGGACGGCTGGCTGAAGACCGGCGACGTCGGCACCATCAGCCCGGACGGCTTCCTGACCCTCACCGACCGGGCCAAGGACGTCATCAAGTCCGGCGGCGAGTGGATCTCCTCGGTGGAGCTGGAGAACGCCCTGATGTCCCACCCGGAGGTCGCCGAGGCCGCCGTCGTCGCCGTCCCCGACGACAAGTGGGGCGAGCGCCCGCTGGCCACGGTGGTCCTGAAGGAGGGCGCCACGGCCGACTTCGCCGCCCTGCGCACCTTCCTCGCCGACCAGGCGGGCATCGCCAAGTGGCAGCTCCCGGAGCGCTGGACGGTCATCGAGGCGGTCCCGAAGACCAGCGTCGGCAAGTTCGACAAGAAGGTGCTGCGCAGGCAGTACGCGGAGGGCGGGCTGGACGTCACCCGGATCTGA
- a CDS encoding bifunctional DNA primase/polymerase: MATTDRHDRQATTLALAHALSAAERGLAVIPLSRTKLPALRSPHRDTPHRDAPLRDTPVDPIPCRGECGRYGHGVYDASTDPARIRDLFAAAPWATGYGIACGLPPHHLIGIDLDTKSGTDSSAALRELALRHLFTIPETVVVLTPSGGRHLWLSGPPDVVVPNSAGRLAPGIDIRGAGGYLVGPGSRTDHGVYSTAPGTAHLAPAACPPSLLRLLLPPPRVAPQSPVPASVGDHGRGLVQFVLAAHEGQRNTRLFWAACRAYEDGIGPALVDPLVEAALNTGLSEREARATIASAARMTGHHP, from the coding sequence ATGGCCACCACCGACCGGCACGACCGGCAGGCCACGACGCTGGCCCTCGCACACGCCCTGTCAGCCGCCGAACGCGGACTGGCCGTCATCCCCCTGTCCCGGACAAAACTCCCGGCCCTGCGCTCGCCCCACCGAGACACCCCTCATCGCGACGCCCCTCTTCGCGACACCCCCGTGGACCCGATCCCCTGCCGCGGCGAATGCGGCCGCTACGGACATGGCGTGTACGACGCCTCGACGGACCCGGCCCGCATCCGGGACCTCTTCGCGGCGGCCCCTTGGGCCACGGGCTACGGAATCGCGTGCGGCCTCCCGCCCCACCACCTGATCGGCATCGACCTCGACACCAAATCCGGTACGGACTCCTCGGCGGCCCTGCGCGAACTGGCGCTGCGCCACCTGTTCACGATCCCCGAAACGGTGGTCGTCCTGACTCCGAGCGGCGGACGCCACCTCTGGCTCAGCGGCCCGCCGGACGTGGTCGTCCCCAACTCGGCCGGCCGCCTGGCCCCCGGCATCGACATCCGGGGCGCCGGCGGCTACCTCGTCGGCCCCGGCTCCCGCACGGACCACGGCGTGTACAGCACGGCCCCGGGCACCGCACACCTGGCCCCCGCGGCCTGCCCGCCCTCTCTGCTCCGCCTGCTGCTCCCACCCCCGCGCGTCGCGCCCCAGAGTCCGGTGCCGGCGTCCGTGGGCGACCACGGCCGGGGCCTGGTCCAGTTCGTCCTCGCCGCGCACGAGGGCCAGCGCAACACCCGCCTGTTCTGGGCGGCTTGCCGGGCCTACGAGGACGGCATCGGCCCCGCGCTGGTGGACCCCCTGGTCGAGGCGGCGCTCAACACGGGCCTGAGCGAGCGAGAGGCGAGGGCGACGATCGCCTCGGCAGCCCGCATGACAGGCCACCACCCCTGA